From Gemmatimonadaceae bacterium, one genomic window encodes:
- a CDS encoding cobalamin-binding protein: MAPFSAGRLPAARERARCATAGSCSAIWSADLRIVSFLPAGTEMVHALGAGSQLVGRSHECDYPPEVAALPVVSRPALDLHAASPREIDRAVSGRMDGGDSMYLIDEALLRELRPDVILTQNLCRVCAPSGNELSRAVRDFPNRPDILFLTPGDIAGIEDNIREAGIAIGRPDAAEALLTATRRRLTLVRAAVASASTRRIIFLEWTDPPFCAGHWVPEMVALAGGHDPLGRSGEDSVRMSWDDVEAAAPELIVVSPCGYRLPQAAELARSVPRISGARVYAVDANAYYARPGPRVAEGVELLGHLFHPELVPWAHSHHPWIEIP; this comes from the coding sequence ATGGCCCCATTTTCAGCCGGCCGATTGCCTGCCGCACGGGAGCGAGCGCGTTGCGCGACGGCCGGTTCATGTTCTGCGATCTGGAGTGCTGACCTGAGGATCGTTTCCTTTCTTCCGGCCGGCACCGAGATGGTCCATGCGCTCGGCGCCGGCTCCCAACTCGTGGGACGATCGCACGAGTGCGACTATCCGCCGGAGGTAGCCGCGCTGCCGGTCGTGAGCCGTCCGGCGCTCGACCTGCACGCCGCGTCGCCGCGCGAGATCGATCGCGCCGTTTCCGGACGGATGGATGGCGGAGATTCGATGTACCTGATCGACGAGGCGTTGCTGCGCGAGCTTCGACCGGACGTGATCCTGACGCAGAATCTCTGCCGCGTCTGCGCTCCGTCGGGCAACGAGCTCAGCCGCGCGGTCCGTGATTTCCCGAATCGGCCCGACATTCTTTTCCTCACTCCCGGCGACATCGCGGGGATCGAGGACAACATAAGGGAGGCCGGCATCGCCATCGGCCGGCCGGACGCGGCGGAAGCGCTCCTGACAGCCACGCGCCGGCGGCTGACACTTGTCCGGGCGGCAGTGGCCAGCGCCTCGACGCGCCGGATCATTTTTCTCGAATGGACGGACCCACCCTTCTGCGCAGGGCACTGGGTCCCCGAGATGGTAGCGCTCGCCGGGGGCCACGACCCACTCGGCCGCTCCGGCGAAGACTCCGTGCGCATGAGCTGGGACGACGTTGAGGCGGCCGCACCGGAGCTGATCGTCGTATCCCCCTGTGGGTACCGCCTGCCGCAGGCCGCCGAGCTCGCGCGCAGCGTCCCGCGGATATCGGGCGCAAGGGTGTACGCCGTGGACGCCAACGCGTATTACGCCCGACCCGGCCCGCGCGTCGCCGAAGGAGTCGAGCTCCTGGGCCATCTCTTCCATCCGGAGCTCGTGCCGTGGGCACACTCGCATCACCCGTGGATCGAGATCCCCTGA
- the recO gene encoding DNA repair protein RecO — MTLVVTEAVVLHAFDYLESSRIMRLITRDSGIQSVLARGARSSRKRFGTSLDVFAHGTAEYSTRPGRDLNTLTAFDVTRARPELAADVSRFTGACVLAEMALRFSSDEPHPGLFDAFVAGLDTIGTAGADATVSRTLSAAWHIVGELGFAPALDVCANCHTPLAAGARTPFSHVAGGALCDRCARLVAGARPIPPEARAALGEWLAGSPVEISSPAEGRAHQRLLREFLDQHLSEGKKLIAYGMWEQELLVTNDPVASR, encoded by the coding sequence ATGACGCTCGTGGTCACCGAGGCAGTAGTGTTGCACGCTTTCGACTATCTCGAGAGCTCGCGGATAATGCGGCTGATCACCAGGGACTCGGGGATTCAGTCCGTGCTGGCGCGGGGCGCGCGCAGCAGCCGCAAGCGCTTCGGCACGTCGTTGGACGTGTTCGCGCATGGGACCGCCGAGTACTCGACGCGCCCCGGCCGCGACCTCAACACGCTCACCGCCTTCGACGTCACTCGTGCGCGCCCCGAGCTGGCGGCCGACGTCTCGCGCTTCACCGGTGCCTGCGTGCTCGCCGAGATGGCACTCCGCTTCAGCAGCGACGAGCCGCACCCGGGATTGTTCGACGCGTTCGTCGCGGGACTCGACACGATCGGCACCGCGGGTGCGGACGCGACCGTGTCCCGCACGCTCAGCGCTGCCTGGCACATCGTGGGCGAGCTGGGCTTCGCGCCCGCTCTGGACGTGTGTGCAAACTGTCACACGCCGCTCGCGGCCGGCGCGCGCACGCCGTTTTCTCACGTCGCCGGCGGCGCGCTGTGCGACCGTTGCGCGCGGCTGGTGGCCGGCGCGCGTCCCATCCCGCCCGAAGCCCGAGCGGCTCTCGGGGAATGGCTCGCGGGCTCCCCTGTCGAGATCTCCAGCCCCGCGGAAGGGCGTGCACACCAGCGCCTCTTGCGCGAGTTCCTCGACCAGCATCTCAGCGAAGGGAAGAAGCTGATCGCCTACGGGATGTGGGAGCAGGAGCTGCTCGTAACGAATGATCCAGTGGCCAGCCGCTAA
- a CDS encoding DUF1697 domain-containing protein translates to MRYIAFLRGINVGGNHAVRMEPLRAMLVALGLRDVETFIASGNVIFDATGKAVSIERRIEERLERELGFAIPTFLRTAAEVAAVAAHEPFKGLGVVPPGAMLQVGFLKSPLAAEAHAALMAFRDDIHDFHVHGREVYWHTRERPAILRITGPKMDRALGGPVTFRNVTTVRRLAQKYADGEQ, encoded by the coding sequence ATGCGCTACATCGCGTTTCTTCGCGGGATCAACGTCGGGGGCAACCACGCGGTACGAATGGAGCCGCTCCGGGCGATGCTTGTCGCGCTCGGCCTGCGCGACGTCGAGACGTTCATCGCCAGCGGCAACGTCATCTTCGACGCGACGGGTAAGGCCGTGTCGATCGAGCGGCGAATCGAAGAGCGCCTGGAGCGTGAGCTTGGCTTCGCGATTCCGACGTTTCTCAGAACGGCCGCCGAAGTTGCGGCCGTCGCGGCGCACGAGCCGTTCAAAGGCCTCGGCGTAGTTCCGCCCGGCGCGATGCTGCAAGTCGGATTCCTGAAGTCGCCGTTGGCGGCCGAGGCCCACGCCGCACTGATGGCCTTTCGCGACGACATTCACGATTTCCACGTCCACGGCCGCGAGGTTTATTGGCACACACGGGAGCGTCCCGCAATCCTGCGGATCACCGGCCCGAAGATGGACCGCGCGCTCGGCGGACCGGTCACGTTTAGAAACGTCACGACGGTGCGGCGACTCGCGCAGAAGTACGCCGACGGCGAACAGTGA
- the selB gene encoding selenocysteine-specific translation elongation factor, protein MILGTAGHIDHGKTALVRALTGVDTDRLPEEKRRGITIDLGFAPLRLDGIGTIGVIDVPGHEAFVRTMLAGATGVDLALLVVAADEGVMPQTREHLTILTLLGVRAGVVALTKTDLVDADWLELVTADVAAVLNGSGLENAAVVPVSATTGAGLDDLRAAIRTAAASVIARDTDDLFRMPIDRAFSVHGTGTVVTGTVWSGTLRKGAATVFPGALAVRVRDLQTHGTSVEGVSAASRAAVALAGVTVEQAGRGAVLVAGEGWAEGSVMLAELTLSESSVAVTPRTRVRLHLGAADVGARVRLFEPRAGQIQQPARIRLDEPVVARAGDRFVLRAGSPLEVIAGGVITDPLPADRRPKPGATAFGVAAAERLAALCDEAGPKGVDRRTLPIRLGRSPAEIDLLRSEGDFFFTDRSVYSRRVLNDVAGRLPAMIQQAQVNSPTESGVQLDELRGSLGVDADLVDTALRLLVERKAVEVEGTIVRTAGWKPRLSSVQSDLAERMVHAFCSSGEEPPALGEVVARHGEDVVPVLRYLEREGRLIRVSGDFYYCPEVVERMVGRLAAAMAQDREYSPADVKDAVGTSRKYLIPFLEFCDRTRVTERKGAGRVLRNRQIGRP, encoded by the coding sequence ATGATCCTCGGCACCGCCGGCCACATCGACCACGGCAAGACCGCGCTCGTCCGCGCGCTCACCGGCGTTGACACCGACCGCTTGCCGGAGGAGAAGCGCCGGGGCATCACGATAGATCTCGGCTTCGCGCCACTCCGCCTGGACGGCATCGGCACGATCGGAGTGATAGACGTGCCGGGTCACGAAGCGTTCGTCCGGACGATGCTCGCCGGCGCGACCGGGGTCGATCTCGCGCTGCTCGTCGTGGCGGCCGACGAAGGAGTGATGCCGCAAACGCGCGAGCACCTGACCATCCTCACGCTGCTCGGCGTGCGCGCCGGCGTCGTCGCGCTCACCAAGACAGACCTCGTCGACGCGGACTGGCTGGAGCTGGTCACTGCCGACGTCGCAGCCGTTCTCAATGGGTCGGGGCTCGAGAACGCGGCCGTCGTTCCCGTATCGGCGACGACCGGCGCGGGACTCGACGATCTGCGGGCCGCGATCCGCACGGCGGCGGCGTCGGTGATCGCGCGCGACACCGACGATCTCTTTCGCATGCCGATCGATCGGGCGTTCTCGGTGCACGGCACCGGCACCGTCGTCACCGGCACAGTGTGGAGCGGAACGCTCCGCAAGGGCGCCGCGACCGTTTTTCCCGGCGCGCTGGCGGTGCGCGTGCGTGATCTTCAGACGCACGGCACGTCGGTGGAGGGCGTGTCGGCCGCTTCGCGCGCGGCCGTGGCGCTCGCCGGAGTCACCGTGGAGCAGGCCGGCCGCGGGGCGGTGCTCGTGGCCGGCGAGGGCTGGGCCGAGGGCTCCGTCATGCTCGCGGAGTTGACGCTGTCCGAGTCGAGTGTCGCCGTCACGCCGCGCACGCGCGTGCGGCTCCACCTCGGCGCCGCCGACGTGGGCGCGCGCGTACGGCTGTTCGAGCCGCGAGCCGGGCAGATTCAGCAACCGGCCCGCATCCGGCTGGACGAGCCGGTCGTCGCCCGCGCCGGCGACCGGTTCGTTCTGCGCGCGGGCTCGCCGCTCGAGGTGATCGCGGGCGGCGTCATCACCGATCCGCTGCCGGCTGACCGTCGCCCGAAGCCCGGCGCGACGGCGTTCGGGGTCGCCGCCGCGGAGCGCCTGGCGGCGCTGTGCGACGAGGCGGGGCCCAAGGGAGTCGATCGGAGGACGCTGCCCATCAGGCTCGGCAGATCGCCCGCCGAGATCGATTTGCTTCGGAGCGAGGGAGATTTCTTTTTCACCGATCGCAGCGTTTACTCACGACGCGTCCTGAACGACGTCGCCGGTCGGCTGCCGGCGATGATTCAGCAGGCGCAAGTAAACTCTCCGACCGAATCCGGCGTCCAATTGGATGAGCTGCGGGGGTCGCTCGGCGTCGACGCCGATCTGGTCGACACGGCGCTCCGCCTGCTCGTCGAGCGAAAAGCGGTGGAGGTCGAAGGCACGATCGTTCGGACCGCCGGCTGGAAACCGCGGCTGTCGAGCGTGCAGTCCGATCTCGCCGAACGCATGGTGCATGCTTTTTGCTCTTCCGGCGAGGAGCCACCGGCATTGGGCGAGGTGGTCGCGCGGCATGGTGAAGACGTGGTCCCGGTGCTCCGCTATCTGGAGCGAGAGGGCCGTCTGATCCGCGTTTCCGGCGACTTCTACTACTGCCCGGAGGTAGTCGAGCGCATGGTTGGGCGGTTAGCCGCGGCGATGGCGCAGGACCGGGAGTACTCGCCGGCGGACGTGAAGGACGCCGTCGGGACTTCGAGGAAGTACCTGATTCCGTTTCTGGAGTTCTGCGACCGGACGCGGGTGACGGAAAGAAAAGGGGCGGGCAGGGTATTACGAAACAGGCAGATAGGTCGTCCGTAA
- a CDS encoding Arc family DNA-binding protein: protein MANLTLKGVPEALVAQLKREAAEHRRSLNGEVIHRLEQSVLERPTTPTLDEIRRYRVQPRDTGPAVREHRDPDADEWLERVRALREKINVDTSAAEIVAARDEGRE from the coding sequence GTGGCCAACCTGACCCTCAAGGGCGTACCTGAAGCGCTGGTGGCGCAGTTGAAGCGAGAGGCGGCGGAGCACCGCCGTAGCTTGAATGGCGAGGTCATTCACCGGCTCGAGCAGTCTGTGCTGGAACGGCCCACGACGCCGACTCTCGACGAGATAAGACGATATCGGGTCCAGCCGCGTGATACGGGCCCGGCCGTCAGGGAACACCGCGATCCCGATGCCGATGAATGGCTCGAGCGGGTTCGGGCTCTGCGTGAGAAGATCAACGTAGACACCAGCGCGGCGGAGATCGTCGCGGCTCGGGACGAAGGCCGCGAGTGA
- a CDS encoding type II toxin-antitoxin system VapC family toxin, with protein sequence MIVADCTLITQLFLRTEHARAAERLSAVAWIVPPLWRSELRNVCRKYILAGLVSLVEAQAAMRLAEERLEATERRPSSDRVLATVATTRCSAYDAEYVVLALTFGVPLVTSDVKLQRLFPEFAISPATAVATRSEG encoded by the coding sequence GTGATCGTCGCGGACTGTACCCTCATCACGCAGCTCTTTCTCAGGACCGAGCACGCGCGGGCGGCGGAGCGGCTCTCGGCGGTGGCTTGGATCGTTCCCCCGCTATGGCGCAGCGAGCTGAGGAATGTCTGTCGCAAGTACATTTTGGCCGGACTCGTTTCGCTCGTCGAGGCTCAGGCCGCGATGCGGCTGGCGGAGGAGCGGCTGGAGGCGACGGAGCGACGACCTTCGAGCGATCGCGTTCTGGCGACCGTCGCCACGACGCGATGCTCGGCGTACGACGCCGAATATGTGGTGCTCGCTCTGACTTTCGGCGTGCCGCTCGTGACGAGTGATGTAAAGTTGCAGCGGCTGTTTCCAGAGTTCGCAATCTCGCCGGCGACGGCTGTGGCGACGCGGTCTGAAGGCTGA